The Proteus sp. ZN5 genome includes the window AAATCGTCATCAAGGCCGTTTTGAACGTGCCGATGGAGGCTCTCTTTTTCTTGATGAACTAGCAACTGCTCCGATGCTTGTGCAAGAAAAGCTCCTGCGCGTCATTGAGTATGGTCATTTAGAGCGTGTTGGTGGCAGTCAATCTCTGCATGTTGATGTTAGGCTTATTTGCGCGACAAATGCAGATTTGCCCGCAATGGCAGAAGAAGGTAAATTTCGAGCCGATTTACTCGATAGATTGGCGTTTGATGTGATTAGGCTCCCGCCATTAAGAGAGCGACGTGCTGATATTATGTTACTTGCTGAAAATTTTGCTATCTCAATGTGTCAAGAATTAGGTTTACCCTTCTTTCCCGGTTTTAGTGATAGCGCATGCCAAGTGCTTTTAGATTATTCGTGGCCTGGTAATATTCGTGAGCTAAAAAATGTTGTTGAACGTTCAGTTTATCGTCATGGAACCAGTGATAATGTACTCAATAATATTATTATTGATCCCTTTGCTGGCCTTCAAACACCAAAAACCCCCATATTAAAAAAATCATCTAAAGAAAATTTTTCAATGCCTACATTACCGTTGGATTTACGCCAATGGCAAAATGATGTAGAAAAAAATTTAGTTAATGATGCATTAAAAGAGAGTTTATATAACCAAAAAGAGGCGGCTGAAAAGTTATCACTAAGCTACGATCAATTTAGAGGGTTAATTAAAAAACATCAAATAACAACTTAATATATTGATAAACATAGTTTTTTAATCGTGAGGGATTTTATAAATAATAGGCAAAAAAAAAAGCCAGCACCCGAGCTGGCTAGTAAAAAAATACTGGAAGCAATGTGAGCAATGTCGTGCCCTCTGCGGAAAACCTCTTACCGCCGAAGGACAATACGGATGATAATCTTTATCATTAGCATTTGTAAAGCATTTTATTGAGAATTTTTCTCACTTTGCTTTTTTGACTATTTTGGGATAGGAAGTTTTTTAAGTTACAATAGCAAAATCGTTTCTCTAAAAGACATTATTTATGCGCCCTATTTTATTTATTGGTACTTTGCTACTCACCTTTACAAGTGCAACTTGTATCGCGGATGTAGCAGCCAAAACACAAGCGCCATCTATAACGCTTGAGCCAACTCCAATTAATCAAAATGGCTTTGTTTATTGTGTTGATGGCAGTGTAAATACCTTTAATCCACAATTATCAAGTAGTGGATTAATTATTGATCCTTTGGCTGCACAGCTCTATGACCGTCTTTTAGATGTTGACCCTTACACTTATCGTTTGATCCCTGAAATCGCAGCTCGATGGGAAACATTAGATAACGGCGCAACCTACCGCTTTTATTTACGTAAAAATGTCTCTTTTCAACAAACATCGTGGTTTACACCAACACGAAAACTTACCGCTGATGATGTTATTTTTAGTTTTGAAAGGATGATCAATCCACAAAACCCTTTCAATCAAGTTAATGGTGGTAAATATCCCTATTTTGATAGCTTAAGTTTTGCCAATAATATCCAATCGATAAAAAAACTAGGCCAATATACGGTAGAATTTAGCTTAAAAGAGCCTGACGCCTCTTTTCTATGGCATTTGGCAACACATTACGCCCCTATTCTTTCTGCTGAATACGCACAGAATTTAGAAAAATCAGGTGATCAAACACTACTTGATTGGAAACCAGTAGGAACAGGTCCTTTCTTTCTAGATGAATATCAAGCGGGACAATTTGTTCGTTTATTTAGAAATAAAGACTACTGGAAAGGCCAACCAAAGATGCAACAGGTTGTTATTGATATGGGTGCAGGTGGTACAGGCCGTATATCTAAATTACTCACGGGTGAATGTGATGTTCTAGCCTATCCGGCAGCAAGCCAATTAAAAGTCTTACGTGACGATCCGCGACTAAGGTTAACGTTGCGTTCTGGTATGAATATCGCTTATTTAGCCTTTAACACCAGTAAACCACCACTCAATGATCTTAAAGTTCGTCAAGCTATTGCTTATGCCATTAATAATGAACGTTTAATGGAATCTATTTATTATGGTACGGCTGAAACAGCTGCGTCAGTACTTCCTCGTGCATCTTGGGCTTATGATAATCGAGCAAAAATTACAGAGTATAATCCTGAAAAATCGAAACAAATCCTTAAAGAGCTAGGCCTTGATGGACTGAAATTAAATCTTTGGGTGCCTAGCGCTTCGCAATCTTATAACCCAAGTCCATTAAAAATGGCTGAACTTATTCAAGCAGACTTAGCGCAAGTTGGTATTCAAATGAATATCCGGCCTATTGAAGGTCGATATCAAGAAACGAGCATGATGGATCGCACCCATGATATGACCCTATCAGGTTGGTCAACTGACAGTAACGATCCCGATAGTTTTTTCCGACCTTTATTTAGCTGTGCAGCAATTCGTTCACAAACTAACTTGAGCCATTGGTGTTTACCTAGCTTTGATGATATTTTGAAAAAAGCGCTTTATAGTCAGCAGCTTGCTTCAAGAATGGATTATTATCATGAAGCACAAGATATTCTTGCCCAAGAATTACCTGTATTGCCTTTAGCTAACTCTTTACGTATGCAAGCATATCGTTATGATATTAAAGGATTGGTATTAAGCACCTTTGGTAATGCGTCTTTTGCTGGTGTTTATCGAGAGGCAGAAGTAGACGAACAAAATCACAAGAAAGAGGCTATAAAATAATCTATGATTATTTATTCAATACGTCGATTACTTTTATTACTTGTGACACTGTTCTTTTTGTCGCTAGTGAGCTTTAGCCTGAGCTATTACACCCCCAATGCCCCATTAAGTGGTGCATCACTCACCGACGCCTACTTTTTTTATGCCCATAATATGATCCACTTTGATTTTGGTATTTCCTCTATCAATGGTGAGCCTATCAAAACACAATTAGTGGAAGCACTTCCAGCGACCATGGAGCTTTGTACATTAGCCTTTCTTTTTGCCCTTATTGTAGGTATTCCTGCTGGTATTATTGCAGGGGTTTGGCGTAATAAATCCGCTGATATTATTATCAGTAACTTCGCGCTCTTAGGTTTTTCTGTCCCTGTATTTGGGCTTGCATTGTTGTTAACTCTTTTCTTCTCATTAAAACTGGGTTGGCTGCCTGTTTCAGGTCGTATAGATTTGCTTTATAACTTGCAACCTATTACTGGCATTGCATTAGTGGATGCATGGTTGTCTGATTCACCTTATCGCCAACAAATGATCATTAATGTATTACAACATCTAATTTTACCCGTAATAACGCTGGCTATTGCACCAACCACTGAAGTTATTCGATTAATGCGAAACAGTACGGAAGAAATTATGGCAGAGAACTACGTGAAAGCAGCTGCAACTCGAGGTCTCTCACGTTTTACAATTATTCGTCGCCATATTCTTCATAATGC containing:
- the pspF gene encoding phage shock protein operon transcriptional activator; the protein is MNENLETIIGVDSQFIDVLEQTSALAQLKKPVLIIGERGTGKELIAHRLHYLAPWWQGPFISINCSALNDNLLDSELFGHEAGAFTGAKNRHQGRFERADGGSLFLDELATAPMLVQEKLLRVIEYGHLERVGGSQSLHVDVRLICATNADLPAMAEEGKFRADLLDRLAFDVIRLPPLRERRADIMLLAENFAISMCQELGLPFFPGFSDSACQVLLDYSWPGNIRELKNVVERSVYRHGTSDNVLNNIIIDPFAGLQTPKTPILKKSSKENFSMPTLPLDLRQWQNDVEKNLVNDALKESLYNQKEAAEKLSLSYDQFRGLIKKHQITT
- the sapA gene encoding ABC transporter substrate-binding protein SapA, producing the protein MRPILFIGTLLLTFTSATCIADVAAKTQAPSITLEPTPINQNGFVYCVDGSVNTFNPQLSSSGLIIDPLAAQLYDRLLDVDPYTYRLIPEIAARWETLDNGATYRFYLRKNVSFQQTSWFTPTRKLTADDVIFSFERMINPQNPFNQVNGGKYPYFDSLSFANNIQSIKKLGQYTVEFSLKEPDASFLWHLATHYAPILSAEYAQNLEKSGDQTLLDWKPVGTGPFFLDEYQAGQFVRLFRNKDYWKGQPKMQQVVIDMGAGGTGRISKLLTGECDVLAYPAASQLKVLRDDPRLRLTLRSGMNIAYLAFNTSKPPLNDLKVRQAIAYAINNERLMESIYYGTAETAASVLPRASWAYDNRAKITEYNPEKSKQILKELGLDGLKLNLWVPSASQSYNPSPLKMAELIQADLAQVGIQMNIRPIEGRYQETSMMDRTHDMTLSGWSTDSNDPDSFFRPLFSCAAIRSQTNLSHWCLPSFDDILKKALYSQQLASRMDYYHEAQDILAQELPVLPLANSLRMQAYRYDIKGLVLSTFGNASFAGVYREAEVDEQNHKKEAIK
- the sapB gene encoding putrescine export ABC transporter permease SapB: MIIYSIRRLLLLLVTLFFLSLVSFSLSYYTPNAPLSGASLTDAYFFYAHNMIHFDFGISSINGEPIKTQLVEALPATMELCTLAFLFALIVGIPAGIIAGVWRNKSADIIISNFALLGFSVPVFGLALLLTLFFSLKLGWLPVSGRIDLLYNLQPITGIALVDAWLSDSPYRQQMIINVLQHLILPVITLAIAPTTEVIRLMRNSTEEIMAENYVKAAATRGLSRFTIIRRHILHNALPPIIPKLGLQFSTMLTLTMVTEIVFNWPGLGRWLVTAIRQQDYSAISAGVMLVGSMVIIVNVLSDIVGAMSNPMKHKVGYAFR